The following coding sequences lie in one Litoribacterium kuwaitense genomic window:
- a CDS encoding nucleotidyltransferase substrate binding protein, translating to MHAKEIRWKQRFENFEKAYKLLEKYSSQPIETELERAGIIQFFEMTVELAWKVWKDYLEAQGFLVKSPRETIKQAFQSGYIADGHTWLEALLSRNQPSQMYDEEKAKEMIDTIKLKFLPLFADMYHTLAKEC from the coding sequence ATGCATGCTAAGGAAATTCGTTGGAAGCAAAGATTTGAGAACTTTGAAAAAGCCTATAAGCTATTAGAGAAATACAGCTCGCAACCGATCGAAACAGAGTTAGAGCGAGCAGGAATCATTCAATTCTTTGAAATGACTGTTGAGCTTGCGTGGAAGGTGTGGAAGGATTACCTTGAAGCACAAGGATTTTTAGTGAAAAGCCCAAGAGAAACGATAAAGCAAGCTTTTCAAAGTGGCTATATTGCAGACGGGCACACATGGCTCGAAGCATTATTAAGTAGAAATCAACCCTCACAAATGTATGATGAAGAAAAGGCAAAAGAGATGATTGACACGATAAAACTTAAATTCCTCCCATTATTTGCAGACATGTATCATACTTTAGCAAAGGAATGTTGA
- a CDS encoding nucleotidyltransferase family protein, which translates to MFGLSSMEIHMIQEVLRQYPEIEKVHIFGSRALGTFKKGSDIDLVVYGLNVSNQTLLRVTDMLEEELPLPYFFDVVHYESIENKRLIQHIDEYGQQIYQKTT; encoded by the coding sequence ATGTTTGGTTTGTCCTCTATGGAGATTCATATGATTCAAGAGGTACTTCGTCAGTATCCAGAGATTGAAAAAGTGCATATTTTTGGAAGTCGCGCTTTAGGGACCTTTAAAAAAGGATCGGATATTGATTTGGTGGTCTATGGCTTAAATGTTTCAAATCAAACACTGCTTCGAGTGACTGATATGCTTGAAGAAGAGCTCCCGCTTCCTTATTTTTTCGATGTCGTGCATTATGAATCCATTGAGAATAAACGTCTAATTCAGCATATCGATGAATATGGTCAGCAAATTTATCAAAAAACGACGTGA